In Silene latifolia isolate original U9 population chromosome X, ASM4854445v1, whole genome shotgun sequence, the following proteins share a genomic window:
- the LOC141619091 gene encoding uncharacterized protein LOC141619091, translating into MSEERLAGRGQPPPGYESDSEESIRTQEEALEQADKHLKVEIPDFFGSLNPDDLLEYIRDVEKIFEFKNYYNDAKACKVVVLKLKGYASLWYDNLKNQRLREGKEPIKSWSKLKKKLLDKFVTKDYSQDLFINLSKLRQDERPLETYLREFERLTLQCEINEKTEQMIARFLEGLDKNIATKVRTQPLWSYDDVVNLALRVEKMGKSKPATPKPKPVFRPYTGVKIAETPKPVSQAGGDKGKAPMFPKSNPPLTKEKIKCFQCQGYVHFRKECPSKRALTAMEVEEWEREGSVECEEEPVNEETTLDEEPNQEQVLAHPDTDHSLVLWRVMHSQQAPLEEDQRSLIFRSRCIIQGRVCNLIIDGGSCTNVASVTMVNKLNLSTQEHPNPYKLRWLNKGAEVKVDKQCLVPFSIGNVYKDEILCDVVPMDACHLLLGRPWEFDKNSIDQGRSNTYSFKKGSKKITLTPLPPNQKNYGSPSVTDGLNGVLFLSEAEMVKEMQQEQPVLILLSKEIHGDVEHQLPAKVRPLLEQYQDVFPAELPSGLPPLRGIEHQIDLVPGSVLPNRPAYRCDPDATRELQKQINELMNKGFVRESLSPCAVPALVVPKKDGAWRMCIDSRAINNITVKLDDMLDELCGAMIFSKIDLKQGYHQVRIREGDEWKTAFKTKQGLYEWLVMPFGLSNAPNTFTRLMTEVLRPCLGRFYVVYFDDILIYSKSTGEHLSHLEEVFQILRDSKLFGKLEKFIFLASEIKFLGYIISGRGISVDQDKIDAIKSWPIPKSIIEVRGFHRLASFFM; encoded by the exons atgagtgaagagagacttgctg GGAGAGGACAACCACCACCTGGTTATGAGTCAGATTCTGAGGAGAGCATCAGAACACAAGAGGAGGCTCTTGAGCAAGCAGACAAGcatctaaaggtagaaattcctgattttttTGGTAGTCTTAACCCTGATGACTTACTAGAATATATTAGGGATGTTGAAAAGATATTTGAGTTCAAAAATTATTACAATGATGCTAAGGCTTGTAAAGTTGTAGTGTTAAAGTTAAAGGGTTATGCATCACTGTGGTATGACAACCTTAAAAATCAGAGGTTAAGGGAAGGGAAAGAACCCATTAAATCTTGGTCCAAGCTTAAAAAGAAATTGTTGGATAAGTTTGTTACAAAAGATTATTCCCAGGACCTATTCATTAATTTATCTAAGCTTAGACAGGATGAGAGACCACTTGAGACCTATTTGAGGGAGTTTGAACGGCTAACCTTACAGTGTGAGATAAATGAGAAGACTGAGCAAATGATTGCTAGGTTCTTAGAAGGACTTGATAAGAACATTGCTACTAAGGTTAGAACCCAACCACTTTGGTCTTATGATGATGTTGTCAACTTGGCACTCAGAGTGGAAAAAATGGGGAAGTCTAAACCTGCTACACCTAAACCCAAACCTGTCTTTAGACCCTACACTGGTGTTAAAATTGCTGAGACACCTAAACCAGTGTCCCAGGCAGGAGGAGACAAGGGGAAGGCACCCATGTTCCCTAAGTCCAACCCACCTTTGACCAAAGAAAAGATTAAATGCTTTCAATGCCAAGGGTATGTCCACTTCAGGAAGGAATGTCCTTCCAAGAGAGCATTGACAGCAATGGAAGTAGAGGAGTGGGAAAGAGAGGGTTCAGTTGAGTGTGAGGAGGAGCCAGTGAATGAGGAGACAACTCTTGATGAGGAACCCAACCAGGAACAAGTCTTGGCTCACCCTGATACAGACCATAGTCTTGTTTTATGGAGGGTAATGCACTCTCAACAAGCACCATTGGAGGAGGATCAGAGATCCCTCATTTTCAGGAGTAGATGTATTATTCAAGGAAGGGTATGCAATTTAATCATTGATGGTGGGAGCTGCACCAATGTGGCATCTGTCACCATGGTTAATAAGCTCAATCTCAGCACCCAGGAGCACCCCAACCCTTACAAGCTCAGATGGCTAAACAAGGGAGCAGAGGTTAAGGTTGATAAACAGTGCCTGGTTCCATTTTCAATTGGCAATGTTTATAAAGATGAGATCTTGTGTGATGTGGtccctatggatgcttgccaccTACTGTTGGGTAGACCCTGGGAATTTGACAAAAATTCTATCGACCAGGGAAGGAGCAATACCTATTCCTTCAAGAAGGGTAGCAAGAAGATCACATTGACCCCTCTACCACCTAATCAGAAGAACTATGGGAGTCCAAGTGTGACTGATGGACTCAACGGAGTTTTATTTCTATCTGAAGCAGAAATGGTCAAGGAAATGCAACAAGAGCAGCCTGTTCTCATCTTGTTGTCCAAGGAAATTCATGGGGATGTGGAGCATCAACTGCCAGCAAAGGTTAGGCCATTACTGGAACAATACCAGGATGTCTTTCCTGCTGAATTGCCTAGTGGATTGCCCCCACTAAGAGGTATTGAGCACCAGATTGACCTTGTGCCTGGATCTGTACTCCCTAACAGACCTGCATACAGGTGTGATCCtgatgctacaagagaattgcAGAAGCAAATTAATGAGCTGATGAATAAGGGGTTTGTGAGAGAGTCCCTGAGTCCCTGTGCTGTCCCAGCACTGGTGGTACCTAAAAAGGATGGCGcttggaggatgtgcattgacagCAGAGCTATCAACAATATCACAGTCAA ATTGGATGACATGCTGGATGAGTTATGTGGTGCCATgatcttttctaaaattgatcttaaGCAAGGATATCACCAAGTGAGAATCAGGGAGGGTGATGAGTGGAAGACCGCCTTCAAAACTAAGCAAGGACTCTATGAATGgctggttatgccatttgggttatcaaATGCCCCCAACACTTTCACGAGGTTGATGACAGAAGTGTTGAGGCCTTGTTTGGGAAGATTTTATGTGGTGTACTTTGATGATATCCTAATCTACAGCAAATCCACAGGAGAACATTTGAGCCACCTTGAGGAAGTGTTCCAAATCCTGAGAGACAGCAAACTGTTTGGAAAATTGGAGAAATTTATCTTCTTGGCTTCTGAGATTAAGTTCCTAGGATACATCATCTCTGGGAGGGGAATTTCTGTGGATCAGGATAAGATTGATGCCATTAAATCCTGGCCAATCCCTAAAAGCATCATTGAAGTAAGAGGCTTCCATCGTCTTGCTTCCTTTtttatgtga